Proteins encoded by one window of Eisenibacter elegans DSM 3317:
- a CDS encoding DUF6978 family protein, which produces MTVELAEYLLGLDKYVVQNGDTVESYFLDIQYPMSFRLTLSAPDDLDQNLLIDIKESEKKSLKISLHHQDNSTQNGLLRVDYYSRHLNPVGILDTVPEKFRPFAGQWLDDYAGHIHYVVDGYRPLAWAIPLELDDFPVKELNGREDYTKTLNAFFQKINLKTAIRFNHQMRIL; this is translated from the coding sequence ATGACCGTAGAATTAGCTGAATACCTTCTTGGACTTGATAAGTATGTGGTGCAAAATGGTGACACAGTAGAAAGCTATTTTTTGGACATTCAATATCCAATGAGTTTTCGCCTGACGCTTTCCGCACCTGATGATTTAGACCAAAATTTGTTGATTGACATCAAAGAAAGCGAAAAGAAATCGTTGAAAATTAGTTTGCACCATCAGGACAACAGCACACAAAACGGATTGCTTAGGGTAGATTATTATTCAAGGCACCTGAACCCCGTTGGTATTTTGGATACTGTACCTGAAAAGTTCAGACCTTTTGCAGGACAATGGTTGGATGATTACGCAGGGCATATCCATTATGTGGTGGACGGATACAGACCTTTGGCTTGGGCAATTCCTTTGGAATTGGACGATTTCCCCGTGAAAGAATTGAATGGCAGGGAAGATTATACCAAAACGCTCAATGCGTTCTTTCAGAAAATCAACCTGAAAACTGCCATTCGTTTCAACCATCAAATGAGAATATTATGA
- a CDS encoding GxxExxY protein — MIKSEHKYSDLTAKIIGCAMRVHSALGNGFQEVIYQRALEIEMADEGLAFSREHEMPVYYKNQQIGTRRVDFLVEGIVSVELKAIIKLEDVHLAQAINYLEAYDLEIGLLINFGAKSLEFKRVQNKKFNQ, encoded by the coding sequence ATGATTAAAAGCGAGCATAAATATTCAGACTTGACTGCCAAGATAATTGGTTGTGCCATGCGTGTTCATTCTGCATTGGGTAATGGATTTCAGGAAGTTATCTATCAGCGGGCATTGGAAATTGAGATGGCAGATGAAGGATTGGCTTTCAGCAGGGAACACGAAATGCCGGTATATTACAAAAATCAGCAGATAGGCACACGCAGGGTTGATTTTTTAGTGGAAGGCATAGTTTCGGTAGAGTTGAAAGCCATTATCAAATTGGAAGACGTGCATTTGGCACAAGCCATCAATTATTTGGAAGCATACGACCTTGAAATCGGTTTGCTAATCAATTTCGGTGCGAAGAGCTTGGAGTTCAAAAGAGTTCAGAACAAAAAGTTCAATCAAAA
- a CDS encoding restriction endonuclease subunit S, with the protein MSEWKTYKLSELVEIKYGKDHKHLADGEFPVYGSGGIMRYAETHLYDKESILIPRKGTLSNLFYLDKPFWSVDTMFYTKIKNGVHGKYLYYLLKSMDLASMNVGSAVPSLTTEVLNKVEISLPDLPTQRQIAQILSSLDDKIELNLQMNQTLEAMAQAIFKEWFVNFNFPNSLNYDSDDLPDGCDNKKSGKSSNQKNQGSDNGLPKGWRMGKLGEVLQPKKGKNITKTQAIEGDFPVVAGGLEPSCFHNESNTNEPVVTISSSGANAGFVRLYQTKVWSSDSCFIDNTVYPFVYYCYLFLKYNQKNIYDSQEGSAQPHIYPRHIMDLNTFIGNEKIVKYFDEIVKPIFEKIKYNSLQIQSLTQTRDTLLPKLMSGKICLNLDSFDVGDDFDEAEEKSGKSNNHKNHSPDYD; encoded by the coding sequence ATGAGCGAATGGAAAACATATAAGTTAAGTGAACTTGTCGAGATTAAATACGGTAAAGACCATAAGCATTTAGCAGATGGTGAGTTTCCTGTTTATGGTTCGGGCGGGATTATGCGTTATGCTGAAACGCATTTGTATGACAAGGAAAGCATTCTGATTCCACGAAAAGGCACTTTGAGCAATCTTTTTTATCTTGATAAGCCGTTTTGGTCTGTTGATACAATGTTTTACACCAAAATCAAAAATGGTGTTCACGGAAAGTATTTGTATTACTTATTGAAGTCAATGGATTTAGCTTCAATGAATGTTGGTTCAGCCGTTCCAAGTTTAACAACTGAAGTGTTAAATAAGGTTGAAATCAGTTTGCCCGACCTACCCACCCAACGCCAAATCGCCCAAATCCTTTCTTCCCTTGACGACAAAATAGAACTCAACCTGCAAATGAACCAAACTTTGGAAGCGATGGCACAAGCCATTTTCAAAGAGTGGTTTGTCAATTTCAACTTCCCAAACAGTCTGAACTATGATTCTGATGATTTGCCTGATGGCTGTGATAATAAGAAATCAGGAAAATCATCTAATCAAAAAAATCAAGGTTCAGACAATGGATTGCCGAAGGGGTGGAGAATGGGGAAATTGGGGGAAGTATTACAACCTAAGAAGGGTAAAAATATTACAAAAACACAAGCAATTGAAGGAGATTTTCCAGTTGTTGCAGGTGGTTTAGAACCTTCTTGTTTTCATAATGAATCTAATACAAATGAACCTGTTGTTACAATCAGTAGCTCGGGTGCAAATGCAGGGTTTGTTAGGTTGTATCAAACAAAAGTTTGGTCTTCTGATTCGTGTTTTATTGATAATACAGTCTATCCATTTGTATATTATTGCTATTTATTTTTGAAATATAATCAAAAAAATATTTATGATAGCCAAGAAGGAAGCGCACAACCGCATATTTATCCAAGACATATTATGGACTTAAATACTTTTATTGGTAACGAAAAAATAGTTAAATATTTTGATGAGATTGTCAAACCAATTTTTGAAAAAATAAAATACAACTCATTGCAAATCCAATCCTTAACCCAAACCCGTGACACGCTACTGCCCAAGTTAATGAGCGGGAAAATATGTCTGAACCTTGATTCATTTGATGTAGGTGATGACTTTGATGAGGCAGAAGAAAAATCAGGAAAATCAAATAATCACAAAAATCACAGTCCAGACTATGATTAA
- a CDS encoding DUF1828 domain-containing protein — protein sequence MNWINSLMNDYYAFLKEKTLVTASNSSDWVEISTPFVGLFNDTVDIYAKKEGNKIILSDDGNTLRNLELIGLEITRSPKRKEILDRILINYGVRISNDELTTEATERDFPQKKLNLISAISETADMYYLAKHTVASVFREDVKAYLDEQELIYTPYFISKGSTGLEFTFDFQIAYRNTEIVIKSFNSVNKMNLPHFLFTWDDIKKVREQQTQKEIIGLAVINDIDREVNDEYLSALESKGAKHILWSQRHNPDNIRKLKLAS from the coding sequence ATGAATTGGATAAATAGTTTAATGAACGATTACTACGCTTTCCTGAAGGAGAAAACTTTGGTGACCGCCAGTAATTCGTCTGATTGGGTAGAAATAAGTACCCCGTTCGTTGGATTGTTCAACGACACGGTGGACATCTATGCCAAAAAAGAAGGCAACAAAATCATTCTATCGGATGATGGCAATACGCTCAGGAATTTGGAATTGATCGGACTTGAAATCACCCGTTCGCCCAAGCGAAAAGAAATACTCGACCGCATTCTTATCAACTATGGGGTACGTATCAGCAATGATGAACTAACTACCGAAGCAACCGAACGAGATTTTCCGCAAAAGAAGCTAAACCTGATTTCTGCCATTTCAGAAACTGCCGATATGTACTATTTGGCAAAACATACGGTGGCTTCTGTTTTTAGGGAAGATGTAAAAGCCTATTTAGACGAACAGGAACTGATTTATACGCCTTACTTTATTTCCAAAGGGAGCACAGGACTTGAATTTACGTTTGATTTTCAGATTGCCTACCGAAACACCGAGATTGTGATTAAATCTTTCAACTCGGTAAATAAAATGAATCTGCCGCACTTTCTGTTTACTTGGGATGACATTAAAAAAGTACGTGAACAACAGACGCAAAAGGAAATAATCGGTTTAGCGGTAATCAACGACATTGACCGTGAAGTGAATGATGAATACCTGTCTGCCTTAGAAAGCAAGGGAGCGAAGCACATTCTTTGGAGCCAACGCCACAATCCAGACAATATCCGTAAACTCAAATTAGCTTCCTGA